In Neisseria brasiliensis, the following proteins share a genomic window:
- a CDS encoding SIMPL domain-containing protein (The SIMPL domain is named for its presence in mouse protein SIMPL (signalling molecule that associates with mouse pelle-like kinase). Bacterial member BP26, from Brucella, was shown to assemble into a channel-like structure, while YggE from E. coli has been associated with resistance to oxidative stress.): MFRPALTALLLAAALPVAAEPLHYNIVEFSESAVMEVPRDTMTARFQVRAEGKERQAVNAAFIKKFNSFNRQAKNSAFKTELLSRNVSPRYQYTNGKRTQTGWEERADFKVESKDFAALNRLIAETQNDAHVQYTHFSVSKEKRESVIDEVSKSAITRFKQRAQTLAETLGHRDYKIVKINLGHIGSNSVQSENMAAGRMYRTAAPASAMMADTVETTSPGSEEISITVDGSIQM; the protein is encoded by the coding sequence ATGTTCCGCCCAGCCTTAACTGCCTTATTACTCGCCGCCGCCCTACCTGTAGCCGCCGAGCCTTTACACTACAACATCGTTGAGTTTTCCGAAAGCGCCGTAATGGAAGTACCACGCGACACCATGACCGCCCGCTTTCAAGTACGCGCCGAAGGCAAAGAGCGACAAGCAGTGAATGCTGCTTTTATCAAAAAATTCAACAGTTTCAACCGCCAAGCCAAAAACAGCGCCTTCAAAACCGAATTGCTCAGCCGCAATGTTTCGCCGCGTTACCAATACACTAACGGCAAACGCACCCAAACCGGTTGGGAAGAACGCGCTGATTTCAAAGTGGAAAGCAAAGATTTCGCCGCACTCAACCGCCTAATTGCCGAAACCCAAAACGATGCCCATGTCCAATACACCCATTTCAGCGTATCCAAAGAAAAACGCGAATCGGTGATTGACGAAGTGAGCAAGTCCGCCATCACCCGCTTCAAACAACGCGCCCAAACCTTGGCTGAAACCTTAGGCCACCGCGATTACAAAATCGTCAAAATCAACTTAGGCCACATTGGCAGCAACAGCGTACAATCAGAAAACATGGCAGCAGGCAGAATGTACCGTACCGCCGCACCAGCGTCTGCCATGATGGCGGATACAGTAGAAACCACATCACCAGGTTCGGAAGAAATCAGCATTACGGTTGATGGTTCGATTCAGATGTAA
- a CDS encoding M48 family metallopeptidase, with translation MTIQDKHYAWLTAAVLAVSGCTSVADMVGYDSATLNEAAAKNYTQVMQKAQSQRILDTTSQTARRVYAVFNRMKPYANQANRTGVPFNWQMSVIRSNEMNAWAMPGGKMAMYTGMVECLKLTDDEIAAVVGHEMTHALLEHSKKAIGGQVLTGLGGSILASATGVDGSLIGLGTDLAATKPFSRRQENEADAGGVRLMAQAGYNPQAAISVWQKMNQAQSGTSISVLSTHPANDARISAIRKMLPEVMPIYERSKR, from the coding sequence ATGACGATTCAGGATAAACACTATGCTTGGTTAACCGCTGCGGTGTTGGCGGTGAGCGGTTGTACTTCAGTAGCGGACATGGTCGGCTATGATTCAGCTACCTTGAACGAGGCTGCAGCAAAAAATTACACACAGGTCATGCAAAAGGCACAAAGCCAACGCATTTTGGATACGACTTCACAAACTGCGCGCCGCGTGTATGCCGTATTCAACCGTATGAAACCATACGCCAATCAGGCCAACCGCACGGGTGTGCCGTTTAACTGGCAGATGAGCGTGATTCGCAGCAACGAAATGAACGCATGGGCGATGCCGGGCGGAAAAATGGCAATGTATACCGGCATGGTCGAGTGCTTGAAGCTTACTGATGATGAAATTGCAGCTGTGGTCGGCCATGAAATGACCCATGCCTTATTGGAACACAGCAAAAAAGCCATCGGCGGCCAAGTGTTGACCGGCTTGGGCGGTTCGATTTTGGCAAGCGCCACTGGTGTTGATGGCAGTTTGATTGGTTTGGGTACGGATTTAGCGGCGACCAAACCGTTTTCACGCCGTCAGGAAAATGAAGCCGATGCAGGCGGTGTGCGCTTGATGGCGCAGGCCGGTTACAATCCGCAAGCGGCCATCAGCGTTTGGCAGAAAATGAATCAAGCGCAAAGCGGTACGTCGATTTCAGTATTGTCGACCCATCCGGCCAACGATGCGCGTATTAGCGCCATCCGTAAAATGTTGCCGGAAGTGATGCCGATTTACGAGCGCAGCAAACGTTGA